In Streptomyces sclerotialus, the DNA window CCTCGGCACGCCGCCGCCGGACGTGCCCGGCGAACTCGGCGTCTACCACGGGGCGTACTACCAGGACATCACCTTCAACACCGTCCTCGACCAGTGCCGCGACTTCCTGCGGGAGGCGCCGGGTGAGACCGTGCTGATGCGCGTCAAGAACGAGCACGGGCTGACCGACGCGCAGCTCAGCGACAGGTTCGGCGAGTACCTGGGGGCGAAGGGGTACGGAGATCTCTTCCTCGTCGCGCCCGACCTTCCCTCGCTCGGCGCGGCCCGCGGCAAGGTCGTGCTGATCACCCAGTTCGCCTCCGGGCTGAGCGCACCCGCCTGGCCCGCGGGCGACAACGGCACTTTCTCGAACGAGTGGTTCGCGCTGCAGGACCACTACGCGACGTCCGTCGACACCAAACGGCGCGACGTCCTGCGGCACTTCGACGCTGTGACGGCCCATCAGGACTCCGGCCGGCTCTACCTCAACTTCGCCAGCCTCGCTCCGGATGCGGCCAACGGCTTCCGCTGGCCCAAGCACCTCGCCGACGCGGTCATGCCCACCGTCCTGACCTACCTCAGCAGCCATCAGCAGCCAGGCGTCCACCTCGGCGTCGTGGTCATGGACTTCCCCGA includes these proteins:
- a CDS encoding phosphatidylinositol-specific phospholipase C, which produces MPISRRGFVTAALTGSATALLAGAPARALPAPATPAAGRAAAAPDPARWMAALPDGVPLTRLTVPGTHDTCATDPMNGTEWSHTQNMGIPEQLRRGIRFLDIRLGTPPPDVPGELGVYHGAYYQDITFNTVLDQCRDFLREAPGETVLMRVKNEHGLTDAQLSDRFGEYLGAKGYGDLFLVAPDLPSLGAARGKVVLITQFASGLSAPAWPAGDNGTFSNEWFALQDHYATSVDTKRRDVLRHFDAVTAHQDSGRLYLNFASLAPDAANGFRWPKHLADAVMPTVLTYLSSHQQPGVHLGVVVMDFPEFHPPAIESLIARNFPPSAAA